Proteins encoded together in one Lathyrus oleraceus cultivar Zhongwan6 chromosome 5, CAAS_Psat_ZW6_1.0, whole genome shotgun sequence window:
- the LOC127084528 gene encoding uncharacterized protein LOC127084528, with amino-acid sequence MDSDDDFQPLPSPPVVERKLKRLKKASRVSENPQPSSPPRVPENPLPSSSPRVSENPLPSSPLRVSENPLPSSSPIKLSEFENNSGLEELNGESIDEIETLVDNNVTKTVEEDGLGARRVLKFDSVDDELEGKFTEKTTEENTDELEKKQQTVDDLSEKKESKKNKKRIKDGDQNEKKQRKESISSKRKAEKERQENLKQLRAESQRLLRETRDAAFKPVPLVQKPISSILDKIRKRKLEFLKKSNVSFDDNDGFTVDVDSEPPCLREEMTNKIEEAELEETPATCPAVTENNLSEPDNGGPNNALDQLSVENITSHVAVVSEPVNAFRAPVDDTQDLFSDSEMSDIKEEAVNEKLSNPSEEVFAPSMLAMNLTLDSAPLDDDVSSDEEDNNKENTVPHLQGSADVTLPSRGDPVKAFVDEEAEEEDDSDNDLQRFRDNEEDEDDDDIEELNDMIATGYEEEPIDREKRDQLHQQWLEQQDTTGMDNLLQKLNCGSRLNESSSLEVEEEDEESKETENESDDDIDDFVAQSDAVKINLKKVKQMIPQMFTDKEDAYVSSDEETEERLAKQSLSYKVEKNAQFFSPAEDENSRGIFNLIKKTNIVPDNKRKGRTPSIFDMPHIGQNTNISSKSSFIRHTSNQSMPTSKKQGSSKVRSSYIFGRDDSNSRPSVLISEDSSDVIVRESQAPKVVSAKFQRNTQSKYAASSSKPQEPSVSLLEVLRRSSIHTERSVQSSVVQQNESVVFQAFKLTKKSIKTGDKV; translated from the exons ATGGATAGCGACGACGATTTTCAACCCTTGCCTTCTCCTCCCGTCGTCGAACGAAAGCTCAAGCGTTTGAAGAAAGCATCTAGGGTTTCCGAAAATCCTCAACCTTCATCTCCACCCAGGGTTCCCGAAAACCCTCTACCTTCATCTTCACCTAGGGTTTCCGAAAACCCCCTACCTTCATCTCCACTTAGGGTTTCCGAAAACCCTCTACCTTCATCTTCCCCTATCAAATTATCCGAATTCGAAAACAATTCAGGATTGGAGGAGCTAAACGGAGAATCTATCGACGAAATTGAAACTTTGGTTGATAACAATGTCACTAAAACTGTCGAGGAAGATGGTTTGGGTGCTAGGAGggttttgaagtttgattctgTGGACGATGAACTTGAAGGAAAGTTTACCGAGAAGACGACGGAAGAAAATACTGACGAGTTAGAAAAAAAGCAGCAAACTGTAGATGATCTTTCTGAGAAGAAAGAGAGTAAGAAGAATAAGAAGAGAATTAAGGATGGTGACCAGAATGAGAAGAAGCAGCGGAAAGAATCTATATCCAGTAAAAGAAAAGCTGAGAAG GAAAGACAGGAGAATCTCAAACAGCTTCGAGCCGAGTCTCAGAGACTTCTTCGAG AAACAAGAGATGCTGCGTTTAAACCTGTTCCTCTGGTTCAAAAGCCAATTTCCTCGATACTGGATAAAATTCGAAAGAGAAAATTAGAGTTCTTAAAGAA ATCTAATGTTTCTTTTGATGATAATGATGGCTTCACTGTGGATGTTGATTCTGAGCCTCCATGTTTGAGGGAAGAGATGACTAATAAGATTGAAGAAGCCGAGCTTGAAGAAACACCAGCTACATGCCCTGCAGTCACAGAGAATAATTTAAGTGAACCTGATAATGGTGGACCTAACAATGCCTTAGATCAATTGAGTGTTGAAAACATTACTTCTCATGTG GCTGTGGTTTCAGAACCAGTTAATGCATTTCGAGCTCCTGTTGATGATACTCAG GATCTCTTTTCTGATTCTGAAATGAGTGATATTAAAGAAGAGGCTGTAAATGAGAAGTTGAGTAACCCTTCTGAAGAAGTGTTTGCCCCATCTATGCTAGCAATGAACTTAACACTTGATTCTGCTCCTCTTGATGATGATGT CTCTTCTGATGAGGAGGACAATAACAAGGAGAACACAGTACCACATTTACAAGGATCAGCTGACGTGACTTTACCTTCACGTGGCGACCCTGTTAAGGCTTTTGTTGATGAagaagctgaagaggaagatgacaGTGACAATGATCTACAACGCTTCCGAGAtaatgaagaagatgaagacGATGATGATATTGAAGAACTTAATGATATGATAGCAACTGGATATGAAGAAGAGCCAATTGATAGAGAAAAGCGTGACCAACTCCACCAGCAATGGCTTGAGCAGCAGGATACAACTGGGATGGATAATCTACTCCAAAAACTTAATTGTGGTTCAAGATTGAATGAATCATCATCACTTGAAGTTGAAGAGGAGGACGAGGAAAGCAAAGAAACTGAAAATGAATCTGATGATGATATTGATGACTTTGTTGCTCAATCTGATGCCGTAAAGATCAATCTGAAAAAGGTGAAGCAGATGATCCCTCAGATGTTTACTGATAAAGAGGATGCATATGTATCATCTGATGAGGAAACCGAGGAGAGGCTAGCTAAACAGTCCCTCTCTTATAAAGTT GAGAAGAATGCTCAATTCTTTTCACCGGCTGAAGATGAAAACAGCAGGGGAATTTTCAATCTCATAAAGAAAACAAATATCGTGCCAGATAACAAGAGAAAGGGAAGAACTCCTT CCATATTTGATATGCCACACATTGGACAAAACACAAATATATCATCAAAG TCATCTTTTATCCGCCATACTTCAAATCAGTCTATGCCTACTTCTAAAAAACAAGGCTCAAGCAAAGTCCGATCATCATATATATTTGGGCGAGATGACAGCAACAGCAGACCTTCAGTGTTGATATCAGAGGATTCTTCAGACGTG ATTGTAAGAGAGAGTCAAGCACCCAAAGTTGTTTCTGCCAAATTCCAAAGAAATACACAGAGCAAATATGCCGCTTCAAGTTCTAAACCTCAAGAACCAAGTGTCTCACTATTGGAGGTATTAAGGAGGTCTTCAATTCATACAGAGCGTTCTGTCCAGAGTAGCGTAGTTCAGCAAAATGAATCTGTTGTGTTCCAGGCATTTAAGTTAACCAAGAAGTCAATTAAGACGGGAGATAAAGTTTGA